Proteins encoded in a region of the Vicia villosa cultivar HV-30 ecotype Madison, WI linkage group LG5, Vvil1.0, whole genome shotgun sequence genome:
- the LOC131601713 gene encoding external alternative NAD(P)H-ubiquinone oxidoreductase B1, mitochondrial-like isoform X3 translates to MTIGSFFIRASRALTTHPFSSNFLLLCTISGGGVVALSESESQSEAERPIVEDHEPRKKKVVVLGTGWAATSFLKGLDASLYDVQVVSPRNYFAFTPLLPSVTCGTVEARSIVEPVRNIIKKSKGEIKFWEAECVKIDAAGKKVFCRSNIEKLVGSGEFSLDYDFLVVSVGAQVNTFNTPGVKENCHFLKDVEDAQKIRLSVIDCLEKAVLPSQSEEEQRSNLHFVIVGGGPTGVEFAAELHDFIQEDLIKLYPTVKDKVKITLIQSGDHILNMFDERISLFAEQKFTRDGIEVQTGCRVLSVNEKEITMKVKSTGVVSSVPHGLVIWSTGISTLPVIKDFMEEIGQTKRHVLATDEWLRVNGCEDVFAIGDCSSIKQRKIMDDILDIFKAADKDNSGTLTVEEFKEVMDDIILRYPQVEYYLQKKHILDLRVLWNDAEGNERKEIDIEGLKLALSVADSQVKTLPATAQYM, encoded by the exons atgacgattgGTTCTTTCTTCATCAGAGCTTCCAGAGCTCTCACCACTCACCCTTTCTCCTCCAACTTCCTGCTTCTCTGTACTATCAG CGGTGGAGGTGTGGTGGCActctcagaatcagaatcacaaTCAGAAGCTGAACGTCCTATTGTTGAAGATCATGAGCCGCGCAAAAAGAAAGTAGTTGTCCTTGGAACTGGATGGGCTGCTACCAGTTTCCTCAAGGGTTTGGATGCATCATTATATGATGTTCAGGTTGTTTCGCCTCGTAACTACTTTGCATTTACTCCCTTATTGCCAAGTGTCACTTGTGGGACAGTTGAAGCTCGGAGCATCGTTGAACCCGTCCGAAACATCATTAAAAAG AGTAAAGGAGAAATAAAATTTTGGGAGGCAGAATGTGTCAAGATTGATGCTGCAGGAAAAAAGGTTTTTTGCCGGTCTAATATTGAAAAGCTAGTGGGAAGTGGTGAATTTTCTCTGGACTACGACTTCTTGGTTGTATCGGTAGGAGCACAAGTAAATACTTTTAATACCCCGGGTGTCAAGGAGAATTGTCATTTTCTGAAG GATGTCGAGGATGCTCAGAAGATCAGACTGTCTGTAATAGATTGTCTTGAGAAGGCTGTTCTTCCAAGTCAATCTGAAGAGGAGCAAAGGTCAAATCTTCATTTTGTAATCGTTGGAGGAGGTCCTACTGGTGTTGAATTTGCTGCAGAGCTTCATGATTTTATCCAAGAAGATTTGATCAAATTATATCCAACCGTTAAAGATAAAGTGAAGATAACGTTAATTCAATCTGGGGATCACATTTTGAACAT GTTTGATGAAAGAATAAGTTTATTTGCTGAGCAAAAGTTTACAAGAGATGGTATAGAAGTTCAAACTGGATGCCGTGTTTTGAGTGTTAATGAGAAAGAAATTACAATGAAGGTGAAATCAACAGGAGTGGTTTCCTCTGTGCCTCATGGATTGGTTATCTGGTCCACTGGCATTTCTACTCTTCCTGTTATAAAGGACTTTATGGAAGAAATTGGTCAG ACTAAAAGGCACGTACTAGCAACTGACGAATGGTTGAGAGTAAACGGATGTGAAGATGTGTTTGCCATTGGTGATTGCTCATCAATAAAGCAACGTAAAATCATG GATGACATCTTGGACATATTTAAGGCCGCAGACAAAGATAACTCCGGTACCTTAACCGTAGAAGAATTCAAAGAAGTGATGGATGACATAATCTTAAGATATCCTCAAGTTGAATACTATCTACAGAAGAAACATATACTTGATCTGAGGGTTCTGTGGAACGATGCAGAaggaaatgaaagaaaagaaatagacATAGAAGGGTTGAAGCTTGCCCTTTCTGTTGCAGATTCACAAGTGAAGACTCTTCCAGCAACTGCACAG TATATGTAG
- the LOC131601713 gene encoding external alternative NAD(P)H-ubiquinone oxidoreductase B1, mitochondrial-like isoform X2, with protein MTIGSFFIRASRALTTHPFSSNFLLLCTISGGGVVALSESESQSEAERPIVEDHEPRKKKVVVLGTGWAATSFLKGLDASLYDVQVVSPRNYFAFTPLLPSVTCGTVEARSIVEPVRNIIKKSKGEIKFWEAECVKIDAAGKKVFCRSNIEKLVGSGEFSLDYDFLVVSVGAQVNTFNTPGVKENCHFLKDVEDAQKIRLSVIDCLEKAVLPSQSEEEQRSNLHFVIVGGGPTGVEFAAELHDFIQEDLIKLYPTVKDKVKITLIQSGDHILNMFDERISLFAEQKFTRDGIEVQTGCRVLSVNEKEITMKVKSTGVVSSVPHGLVIWSTGISTLPVIKDFMEEIGQTKRHVLATDEWLRVNGCEDVFAIGDCSSIKQRKIMDDILDIFKAADKDNSGTLTVEEFKEVMDDIILRYPQVEYYLQKKHILDLRVLWNDAEGNERKEIDIEGLKLALSVADSQVKTLPATAQVAAQQGAYLASCFNRNDECKDHPEGPRRFTESGHHRFLPFRYKHFGQFAPLGGEQAAAELPGDWVSIGHSTQWLWYSVYARYKTFAALFNLQQASELAHTVFGRVRLD; from the exons atgacgattgGTTCTTTCTTCATCAGAGCTTCCAGAGCTCTCACCACTCACCCTTTCTCCTCCAACTTCCTGCTTCTCTGTACTATCAG CGGTGGAGGTGTGGTGGCActctcagaatcagaatcacaaTCAGAAGCTGAACGTCCTATTGTTGAAGATCATGAGCCGCGCAAAAAGAAAGTAGTTGTCCTTGGAACTGGATGGGCTGCTACCAGTTTCCTCAAGGGTTTGGATGCATCATTATATGATGTTCAGGTTGTTTCGCCTCGTAACTACTTTGCATTTACTCCCTTATTGCCAAGTGTCACTTGTGGGACAGTTGAAGCTCGGAGCATCGTTGAACCCGTCCGAAACATCATTAAAAAG AGTAAAGGAGAAATAAAATTTTGGGAGGCAGAATGTGTCAAGATTGATGCTGCAGGAAAAAAGGTTTTTTGCCGGTCTAATATTGAAAAGCTAGTGGGAAGTGGTGAATTTTCTCTGGACTACGACTTCTTGGTTGTATCGGTAGGAGCACAAGTAAATACTTTTAATACCCCGGGTGTCAAGGAGAATTGTCATTTTCTGAAG GATGTCGAGGATGCTCAGAAGATCAGACTGTCTGTAATAGATTGTCTTGAGAAGGCTGTTCTTCCAAGTCAATCTGAAGAGGAGCAAAGGTCAAATCTTCATTTTGTAATCGTTGGAGGAGGTCCTACTGGTGTTGAATTTGCTGCAGAGCTTCATGATTTTATCCAAGAAGATTTGATCAAATTATATCCAACCGTTAAAGATAAAGTGAAGATAACGTTAATTCAATCTGGGGATCACATTTTGAACAT GTTTGATGAAAGAATAAGTTTATTTGCTGAGCAAAAGTTTACAAGAGATGGTATAGAAGTTCAAACTGGATGCCGTGTTTTGAGTGTTAATGAGAAAGAAATTACAATGAAGGTGAAATCAACAGGAGTGGTTTCCTCTGTGCCTCATGGATTGGTTATCTGGTCCACTGGCATTTCTACTCTTCCTGTTATAAAGGACTTTATGGAAGAAATTGGTCAG ACTAAAAGGCACGTACTAGCAACTGACGAATGGTTGAGAGTAAACGGATGTGAAGATGTGTTTGCCATTGGTGATTGCTCATCAATAAAGCAACGTAAAATCATG GATGACATCTTGGACATATTTAAGGCCGCAGACAAAGATAACTCCGGTACCTTAACCGTAGAAGAATTCAAAGAAGTGATGGATGACATAATCTTAAGATATCCTCAAGTTGAATACTATCTACAGAAGAAACATATACTTGATCTGAGGGTTCTGTGGAACGATGCAGAaggaaatgaaagaaaagaaatagacATAGAAGGGTTGAAGCTTGCCCTTTCTGTTGCAGATTCACAAGTGAAGACTCTTCCAGCAACTGCACAG GTTGCTGCGCAACAAGGTGCATATCTAGCTAGTTGTTTTAACCGCAATGATGAATGTAAAGATCATCCCGAAGGACCTCGACGATTTACAGAATCTGGACATCATCGGTTTCTCCCCTTCCG GTATAAGCATTTTGGGCAATTTGCTCCATTGGGCGGGGAGCAGGCAGCAGCAGAACTTCCTGGAGACTGGGTTTCCATCGGTCACAGCACTCAGTGGCTTTGGTATTCTGTATATGCAAG atacaaaacatttgctGCGTTATTCAACTTGCAGCAAGCAAGTGAGCTGGCGCACACGGTATTTGGTCGTGTCCGATTGGACTAG
- the LOC131601713 gene encoding external alternative NAD(P)H-ubiquinone oxidoreductase B1, mitochondrial-like isoform X1, which produces MTIGSFFIRASRALTTHPFSSNFLLLCTISGGGVVALSESESQSEAERPIVEDHEPRKKKVVVLGTGWAATSFLKGLDASLYDVQVVSPRNYFAFTPLLPSVTCGTVEARSIVEPVRNIIKKSKGEIKFWEAECVKIDAAGKKVFCRSNIEKLVGSGEFSLDYDFLVVSVGAQVNTFNTPGVKENCHFLKDVEDAQKIRLSVIDCLEKAVLPSQSEEEQRSNLHFVIVGGGPTGVEFAAELHDFIQEDLIKLYPTVKDKVKITLIQSGDHILNMFDERISLFAEQKFTRDGIEVQTGCRVLSVNEKEITMKVKSTGVVSSVPHGLVIWSTGISTLPVIKDFMEEIGQTKRHVLATDEWLRVNGCEDVFAIGDCSSIKQRKIMDDILDIFKAADKDNSGTLTVEEFKEVMDDIILRYPQVEYYLQKKHILDLRVLWNDAEGNERKEIDIEGLKLALSVADSQVKTLPATAQVAAQQGAYLASCFNRNDECKDHPEGPRRFTESGHHRFLPFRYKHFGQFAPLGGEQAAAELPGDWVSIGHSTQWLWYSVYASKQVSWRTRYLVVSDWTRRFVFGRDSSRV; this is translated from the exons atgacgattgGTTCTTTCTTCATCAGAGCTTCCAGAGCTCTCACCACTCACCCTTTCTCCTCCAACTTCCTGCTTCTCTGTACTATCAG CGGTGGAGGTGTGGTGGCActctcagaatcagaatcacaaTCAGAAGCTGAACGTCCTATTGTTGAAGATCATGAGCCGCGCAAAAAGAAAGTAGTTGTCCTTGGAACTGGATGGGCTGCTACCAGTTTCCTCAAGGGTTTGGATGCATCATTATATGATGTTCAGGTTGTTTCGCCTCGTAACTACTTTGCATTTACTCCCTTATTGCCAAGTGTCACTTGTGGGACAGTTGAAGCTCGGAGCATCGTTGAACCCGTCCGAAACATCATTAAAAAG AGTAAAGGAGAAATAAAATTTTGGGAGGCAGAATGTGTCAAGATTGATGCTGCAGGAAAAAAGGTTTTTTGCCGGTCTAATATTGAAAAGCTAGTGGGAAGTGGTGAATTTTCTCTGGACTACGACTTCTTGGTTGTATCGGTAGGAGCACAAGTAAATACTTTTAATACCCCGGGTGTCAAGGAGAATTGTCATTTTCTGAAG GATGTCGAGGATGCTCAGAAGATCAGACTGTCTGTAATAGATTGTCTTGAGAAGGCTGTTCTTCCAAGTCAATCTGAAGAGGAGCAAAGGTCAAATCTTCATTTTGTAATCGTTGGAGGAGGTCCTACTGGTGTTGAATTTGCTGCAGAGCTTCATGATTTTATCCAAGAAGATTTGATCAAATTATATCCAACCGTTAAAGATAAAGTGAAGATAACGTTAATTCAATCTGGGGATCACATTTTGAACAT GTTTGATGAAAGAATAAGTTTATTTGCTGAGCAAAAGTTTACAAGAGATGGTATAGAAGTTCAAACTGGATGCCGTGTTTTGAGTGTTAATGAGAAAGAAATTACAATGAAGGTGAAATCAACAGGAGTGGTTTCCTCTGTGCCTCATGGATTGGTTATCTGGTCCACTGGCATTTCTACTCTTCCTGTTATAAAGGACTTTATGGAAGAAATTGGTCAG ACTAAAAGGCACGTACTAGCAACTGACGAATGGTTGAGAGTAAACGGATGTGAAGATGTGTTTGCCATTGGTGATTGCTCATCAATAAAGCAACGTAAAATCATG GATGACATCTTGGACATATTTAAGGCCGCAGACAAAGATAACTCCGGTACCTTAACCGTAGAAGAATTCAAAGAAGTGATGGATGACATAATCTTAAGATATCCTCAAGTTGAATACTATCTACAGAAGAAACATATACTTGATCTGAGGGTTCTGTGGAACGATGCAGAaggaaatgaaagaaaagaaatagacATAGAAGGGTTGAAGCTTGCCCTTTCTGTTGCAGATTCACAAGTGAAGACTCTTCCAGCAACTGCACAG GTTGCTGCGCAACAAGGTGCATATCTAGCTAGTTGTTTTAACCGCAATGATGAATGTAAAGATCATCCCGAAGGACCTCGACGATTTACAGAATCTGGACATCATCGGTTTCTCCCCTTCCG GTATAAGCATTTTGGGCAATTTGCTCCATTGGGCGGGGAGCAGGCAGCAGCAGAACTTCCTGGAGACTGGGTTTCCATCGGTCACAGCACTCAGTGGCTTTGGTATTCTGTATATGCAAG CAAGCAAGTGAGCTGGCGCACACGGTATTTGGTCGTGTCCGATTGGACTAGAAGATTCGTCTTTGGGAGGGATTCAAGTCGAGTTTAA
- the LOC131604742 gene encoding putative F-box protein At5g55150, giving the protein MAFLSSAPYVILPSFNQETDYEDNNVHRNILVLFHGKFYTWNTIFKSYEGAWCIGSSNNFLIFLDNKGCPFLLNPSSNTFIHVPPFTRSFIKHANVPSYSYYVQSLRKTFVSKAVLMSSPSPSQYTLAIMYDSPCRIAFCNNHNASWVELSDAKRLYSDIVFDNNILYALDEDGSIEGWDFLHQKFPKKVLEINYPTMILDKEEQVKFSTDKFSTKLYLVMSKRDFLLIERFIGNFVNANGEVVYEGSCLSDQVEICPYRTKHFNVYKLNLVKRKWEKMNSLEGQVVFVGANESKLVDSSKCDNKENLIYFSDDRWEEMNLDYSYGGHDWGVFNLQDSSIRLLTPDINKMDPPPIWMVPYSN; this is encoded by the coding sequence ATGGCTTTCCTCTCATCGGCTCCATATGTCATTCTTCCTTCTTTCAACCAAGAAACAGATTATGAAGACAACAACGTTCATCGTAACATTCTCGTTCTCTTCCACGGCAAATTCTATACTTGGAACACTATCTTCAAGTCTTATGAAGGTGCTTGGTGTATAGGTTCTTCAAACAATTTCTTGATATTTCTTGACAACAAAGGTTGTCCTTTTCTTCTAAATCCATCTTCCAACACTTTTATTCATGTTCCACCTTTTACCAGATCATTCATCAAACATGCAAATGTCCCCTCTTATTCTTATTATGTCCAATCTCTTCGCAAAACCTTTGTATCCAAAGCAGTGTTGATGTCTTCTCCATCTCCTTCACAATACACTCTTGCTATCATGTATGATAGCCCATGCAGAATTGCTTTTTGCAATAACCATAATGCTTCGTGGGTTGAGCTCTCTGATGCGAAACGATTATATTCTGATATTGTGTTTGATAATAACATTCTTTATGCTTTGGATGAAGATGGATCAATTGAAGGATGGGATTTTCTTCATCAGAAGTTCCCAAAAAAGGTTTTGGAAATTAATTATCCAACCATGATTTTAGATAAGGAAGAACAGGTAAAATTTTCAACTGATAAATTTTCAACTAAACTTTATTTGGTGATGTCCAAAAGAGATTTCTTGTTGATAGAAAGATTTATTGGTAACTTCGTTAATGCTAATGGTGAAGTAGTTTATGAAGGAAGTTGTTTATCAGATCAAGTTGAAATTTGTCCTTATAGAACAAAACATTTTAATGTTTACAAACTTAACTTGGTGAAGAGAAAGTGGGAAAAGATGAATTCTTTAGAAGGTCAAGTTGTGTTTGTGGGTGCTAATGAGTCAAAGTTAGTAGATTCCTCAAAATGTGATAACAAAGAAAATTTAATTTACTTTAGTGATGATAGATGGGAAGAGATGAATTTAGATTATTCATACGGTGGACATGATTGGGGTGTTTTCAATCTTCAAGATTCAAGCATCAGACTCTTAACTCCTGATATAAATAAGATGGATCCACCACCTATTTGGATGGTTCCATACTCCAATTAA